From one Candoia aspera isolate rCanAsp1 chromosome 17, rCanAsp1.hap2, whole genome shotgun sequence genomic stretch:
- the CCDC85B gene encoding coiled-coil domain-containing protein 85B has product MFPAPQPAGRPASPPEPPAPPPPPPPPPPAPPPPGEPSDAELGGCSKEELVRRLRREEAEKLAALVQRGRLIQGVNRQLQEHLREIRELKAVNGRLQAENRELRDLCCFLDEDRLKAKRLARHWQLFGHHAAQVLRDEVGACLRKLAGLEGLQERLAQDNLELKELCVALEECAAAAAAAARPDASPSPGGGSSELSLPCGPRDLGDGSSSTGSVGSPDQPHPACSPDE; this is encoded by the coding sequence ATGTTCCCGGCGCCGCAGCCCGCGGGCCGCCCCGCCAGCCCGCCggagccccccgcccccccgccgccgccgccgccgccgccgcctgcgcCTCCCCCGCCGGGCGAGCCGAGCGACGCGGAGCTGGGCGGCTGCAGCAAGGAGGAGCTGGTGCGGCGGCTGCGGCGCGAGGAGGCCGAGAAGCTGGCGGCGCTGGTGCAGCGCGGGCGCCTGATCCAGGGCGTCAACCGGCAGCTGCAGGAGCACCTGCGCGAGATCCGCGAGCTGAAGGCGGTGAACGGGCGGCTGCAGGCGGAGAACCGCGAGCTGCGCGACCTCTGCTGCTTCCTGGACGAGGACCGGCTGAAGGCCAAGCGCCTGGCGCGCCACTGGCAGCTCTTCGGGCACCACGCGGCGCAGGTGCTGCGCGACGAGGTGGGCGCCTGCCTGCGCAAGCTGGCCGGCCTGGAGGGGCTGCAGGAGCGGCTGGCGCAGGACAACCTGGAGCTGAAGGAGCTCTGCGTGGCGCTGGAGGagtgcgccgccgccgccgccgccgccgcccgacCCGACGCCAGCCCCAGCCCGGGCGGGGGCTCCTCGGAGCTCAGCCTGCCCTGCGGGCCGCGCGACCTGGGCGACGGCAGCTCCAGCACGGGCAGCGTGGGCAGCCCCGACCAGCCCCACCCCGCCTGCTCCCCCGACGAGTAG
- the FOSL1 gene encoding fos-related antigen 1 has translation MFKGYGGGRAPPPGAQRPGFPGVAPAARPVSQPHKFQPDLGAGSSSSSSSSFVPNLTTIATSHNLQWMVQPALMGASSGVPPFPRPYRCPHYAAGIRPGVIRTTGPGTVPRRRHSEHLTPEEEERRRLRRERNKLAAAKCRNRRKELTDTLQAETDQLETEQSGLRKEIAELQKQKERLELVLEAHRPICKILEESSGDEEGGQGRPAAPSQPPVKQESPPAPSGSRRTAPVPPRIILPPSGLLEPEALHTPTLMSTPSFTPFTPSLVFTYPAPGDPDGPSGSGFPSEPCSSAHRRSSSGDHSSDSLNSPTLLAL, from the exons ATGTTCAAGGGGTACGGAGGGGGAAGGGCACCTCCTCCCGGAGCTCAGCGGCCGGGTTTCCCCGGCGTGGCACCCGCAGCTCGCCCGGTTTCGCAGCCGCAC aAATTCCAGCCGGATCTCGGAGccgggagcagcagcagcagcagcagcagcttcgtCCCCAACCTCACCACCATCGCCACCAGCCACAACCTGCAGTGGATGGTCCAGCCTGCCCTCATGGGCGCTTCCTCAGGAGTCCCCCCCTTTCCCCGGCCCTATCGCTGCCCGCACTACGCAGCCGGCATCCGTCCCGGTGTGATCCGCACCACGGGCCCGGGCACGGTGCCTCGGAGGCGTCACTCGGAGCAT CTGACCCCTGAAGAGGAAGAACGGCGGCGGCTGCGGCGGGAGAGGAACAAGCTGGCAGCTGCCAAATGCCGCAATCGGCGGAAAGAGCTGACTGACACGTTGCAAGCG GAGACGGATCAGTTGGAGACCGAGCAGTCCGGGCTCCGGAAGGAAATTGCAGAGCTGCAGAAGCAGAAGGAGCGTCTGGAGCTCGTCCTGGAGGCCCACCGGCCGATCTGCAAGATCTTGGAGGAGTCATCCGGGGATGAGGAGGGGGGCCAGGGCCGGCCAGCCGCCCCCTCCCAGCCGCCGGTCAAGCAGGAGTCCCCCCCGGCCCCCAGTGGCTCTCGCAGGACGGCTCCGGTGCCCCCCCGCATCATCCTGCCCCCCAGTGGCCTGCTGGAGCCTGAAGCTTTGCACACCCCAACCCTCATGTCCACCCCCTCCTTCACCCCTTTCACCCCCAGCCTGGTCTTCACCTACCCAGCGCCGGGTGACCCCGACGGGCCCTCGGGCTCCGGCTTTCCTTCGGAGCCCTGTTCCTCGGCCCACCGGAGGAGCAGCAGCGGCGACCATTCCTCGGATTCCCTCAATTCTCCAACCTTGCTGGCGCTTTGA